DNA sequence from the Streptomyces sp. CA-210063 genome:
TGTTGTCTGCGGGTGGGTGGGGGCTGGTCGCGCAGTTCCCCGCGCCCCTAAAGGACACGGCCCTGCGGGCCGAAAAGCACGGGGCGCAGTCCCTGCTTTTCAGGAGCGCGGGGAACTGCGCGACCAGCCCCCACCCACCCGCACCCGCCGACCCACAGGCGCACCCGAGCTCCTAGGCGCTCCCGGGCCGGACCGTCAGGTCGTTCACTTCCGCGTCCCTGGGCAGATCCAGCGCCATGAGAATCGTCGTCGCGACGGACTCGGGGGCGATCCATCGAGACGCGTCGTACTCCTTGCCCTCCTGCTGGTGCACCTTGGCCTGCATGGGGCTGGCGGTGCGGCCGGGGTACACCGTGGTGACCCGCACCCCGTTCCCGTGCTCCTCCCACCGCAGCGAGTCCGCCAACGCCTTGAGGCCGTGCTTGGAGGCGGCGTAGGCGGACCAGTCGGCGTGGGCGTTGAGGCCGGCGCCGGAGTTGACGAACACCACGTGCCCCCGCGTGGCCCGGAGTTGGGGCAGGAAGTGGCGGGTCAGCTCGGCGGGGGCGACGAGGTTGACATTGAGCTGGTGGCGCCAGGTCTTGGGCGTCAGCTCGCCGACCGGGCCGAGGTCGACCACCCCCGCGATGTGCAGCAAGGAGTCCACCCGGTCGGGCAGGGTCTGGTGGGAGAAGGCCCAGGAGAGCTTGTCCGGGTCGGCCAGGTCGCCGACCAGCGTCTTCGCCCCCGGGAACGCCGCCGCCAGTTCCTTCGCCCGCCCCGCGTCGCGCGCGTGCAGCACGAGGTCGTCCCCGCGCTCGTGCAGCCGTCGGGCGACGGCCGCGCCGATGCCGGAACCCGCCCCGGTGATCACATGAGTAGCCATACCGTCATGCTCGCATCACCGTGGCGGGACGAAAAACAGCTCACGCCACGCCGCGACTCTCCTCCAGATATGCCATCGCCCCCACCGGCTCCTCCGCGAAGAAGACCAGGTCGGTGAGGGGGCGGGGCAGGAAACCCTCGTCCTCCATGCGCCGGAACTGCTCCTTCAGGCCGTCGTAGAAGCCGGCGGTGTTGAGGAGCACGACCGGCTTGTCGGTGTGGCCGTGCTTCTTCAGTTCCAGGATCTCGGTCGCCTCGTCGAGCGTGCCGGTCCCGCCGACCATGACGACGACCGCGTCGGCCTTCTCCAGGAGCAGCCTCTTGCGCTCGGCGAGGTCCCGGGCAATCACCATCTCGTCCGTACCCGGTCGCGCCTTGGCCGCCAGGAACTCGACCGAGACACCCAGCAGCCGGCCGCCCGCCTCCTGCACACCATCGGCGACCACCTTCATCAGCCCGACGTCCGAACCGCCCCACACCAGGGTGTGCCCGCCCTTGCCGATCAGCTTGGCGAAATCCCGCGCGGGGCGTGTGTAACGGTCGGCGAGATCGGCGGCGGAGAGGAAGACGCAGATGTTCATGGGTCCACGTTAGGGGGCGCCACCGACATCGGGGCCCTCTTGCCCACCGGCTTCCCGCCCCGCGGCCACCGTCACCCGGATCTTCGACTGGAGGTGCGGCAGTTCCTCCCAGTCGTCCATGAAGCGGGCGGACAGGCCGTGTCTCCGGGCGAGTTCGAACAGGGTCTCGGTCCGGTAGTAGAAGTCCTCATGGAGCACCTGGTGTTCCGGACCCTCGGTGCGGCCGAACGTGAAGTCGAAGAAGCCGCCGGGGGCCAGGACACGGCCCACATGTGCGAGGCACTGCTCGATGACGTGCGGCGGGGAGTGGGAGAACACGCTGTGCGCGTGGACGACGTCGAAGTGGCCGGCGGGCAGGAAGGCGAACGTGAGGTCGGCGACGAGCGCCAGATGAGGGAGCTTGAATTGCAAACCCTCTCGCGCGAGGGTGCGCTGGGCCTCCATGAGGATGGCCGGCGAGATGTCGATCCCGTAGTAGTTACCGACGTCCAGGTGGTCGATGAACAGCCGCCCGGCCCGCAGGTTCCCGCAGCCGATCTCCAGCATCCGGTGCCGGGGCTCCAGACCGTGCCGCAGGAGGTAGTCGAACTGCATCCGTCCGATGCGTTCCCACTTCTCCACGGAGGGGTTGTGCCCGACCGCGGCCTCGGGGCTGCGTGCGGTGTCGGCGGCCATGACGGCCCGGTAGTACGCGATGTGGTCGCGGTGCTTCAGCTGCAGCCACGTGTCCCGCACCACCCGCTGGGCGTGCGCGGGCACGCGCTTGGGATGGCGCAGGGCGTAACGCATCCGGTGCGTGAGACTCCGACGGTTTCGGGACGGGTCTCGGGACGGGTCTCGGGACGGGTTTCCGGCCTGTCCGGACGGATCCGTGGCTGTCATGACAACCTCCTACGTCCCCCTGCGGCCGCTACGGCCTCCTGGAAGAGCTCGAGAGCTCACCAGCAGCCTGCGCCGCGCACGCGAAGACGGCTACCCGGGGAGGGACGATCGGGGCCATGGCCCTACGCGACTCCCATCCGCGCGCGCGTGGTCGACGCGATCGTCGCCGAGCCCACGACGCGTGTGTCGTCGTACAGGACGATCGCCTGGCCGGGAGCGACGCCGCGGACCGGCTCGGTGAAGCGGACCTGGAGTTCGCCGTCGACCAGCTCCGCACGGACCTCCGTCTCGCCGCCGTGGGCGCGGAGCTGGGCGGTGTAGGTGCCGGGGCCGGTGGGGGCCGCGCCGCACCAGCGGGGCTTGATCGCGGTCAGGGCGTCGACGTCGAGGGCGGCGGCCGGGCCGACCGTCACCGTGTTGTTGACCGGGGAGATGTCGAGGACGTAGCGCGGCTTGCCGTCGGGGGCGGGCGTGCCGATGCGGAGGCCCTTGCGCTGGCCGATGGTGTAGCCGTAGGCGCCCTCGTGGGTGCCGAGCTTCGCCCCCGACTCGTCGACGATGTCGCCCTCCGCCTTGCCGAGGCGGCCGGCGAGGAAGCCCTGGGTGTCGCCGTCGGCGATGAAGCAGATGTCGTGGGAGTCGGGCTTCTTGGCGACCGCGAGGCCCCGGCGCTCGGCCTCGGCGCGGATCTCGTCCTTGGTGGTGACGGTGTCGCCGAGGGGGAACATGGCGTGGGCGAGCTGCCTGTCGTCGAGCACGCCGAGGACGTACGACTGGTCCTTGGCCATGTCGGAGGCGCGGTGCAGCTCGCGCGTGCCGTCGTCCTTGACGATCACCTGGGCGTAGTGGCCCGTGCAGACGGCGTCGAAGCCGAGGGCGAGGGCCTTGTCGAGCAGGGCCGCGAACTTGATCTTCTCGTTGCAGCGCAGGCAGGGGTTCGGG
Encoded proteins:
- a CDS encoding SDR family oxidoreductase, which translates into the protein MATHVITGAGSGIGAAVARRLHERGDDLVLHARDAGRAKELAAAFPGAKTLVGDLADPDKLSWAFSHQTLPDRVDSLLHIAGVVDLGPVGELTPKTWRHQLNVNLVAPAELTRHFLPQLRATRGHVVFVNSGAGLNAHADWSAYAASKHGLKALADSLRWEEHGNGVRVTTVYPGRTASPMQAKVHQQEGKEYDASRWIAPESVATTILMALDLPRDAEVNDLTVRPGSA
- the mnmA gene encoding tRNA 2-thiouridine(34) synthase MnmA, whose protein sequence is MTEISQRPRPLRVLAAMSGGVDSAVAAARAAEAGHDVTGVHLALSANPQSFRTGARGCCTIEDSRDARRAADVIGIPFYVWDLAERFREDVVEDFIAEYEAGRTPNPCLRCNEKIKFAALLDKALALGFDAVCTGHYAQVIVKDDGTRELHRASDMAKDQSYVLGVLDDRQLAHAMFPLGDTVTTKDEIRAEAERRGLAVAKKPDSHDICFIADGDTQGFLAGRLGKAEGDIVDESGAKLGTHEGAYGYTIGQRKGLRIGTPAPDGKPRYVLDISPVNNTVTVGPAAALDVDALTAIKPRWCGAAPTGPGTYTAQLRAHGGETEVRAELVDGELQVRFTEPVRGVAPGQAIVLYDDTRVVGSATIASTTRARMGVA
- a CDS encoding class I SAM-dependent methyltransferase; translation: MRYALRHPKRVPAHAQRVVRDTWLQLKHRDHIAYYRAVMAADTARSPEAAVGHNPSVEKWERIGRMQFDYLLRHGLEPRHRMLEIGCGNLRAGRLFIDHLDVGNYYGIDISPAILMEAQRTLAREGLQFKLPHLALVADLTFAFLPAGHFDVVHAHSVFSHSPPHVIEQCLAHVGRVLAPGGFFDFTFGRTEGPEHQVLHEDFYYRTETLFELARRHGLSARFMDDWEELPHLQSKIRVTVAAGREAGGQEGPDVGGAP
- a CDS encoding TIGR00730 family Rossman fold protein, encoding MNICVFLSAADLADRYTRPARDFAKLIGKGGHTLVWGGSDVGLMKVVADGVQEAGGRLLGVSVEFLAAKARPGTDEMVIARDLAERKRLLLEKADAVVVMVGGTGTLDEATEILELKKHGHTDKPVVLLNTAGFYDGLKEQFRRMEDEGFLPRPLTDLVFFAEEPVGAMAYLEESRGVA